In the genome of Pseudomonas sp. HS6, one region contains:
- the peaA gene encoding quinohemoprotein amine dehydrogenase subunit alpha has protein sequence MKRKLRSGMSASLLAVAACVALHSPHSLAARDAQTILKETCQGCHTPEAGDQLSRISHQRKTPEGWLMSIARMQTMHGLQISDDDRRTLVKYLADTQGLAPSETDGVRYALERRLNTVEQFDEKTAQMCGRCHSGARIALQRRPAQEWERLVNFHLGQWPSLEYQALARDRDWFDIARKEMVPLLAKRYPLDNPAWQAWVKTAPKAEALVGDWSFSGHLPGKGELAGTMSVTADGSDTFKVAVKGQYADGSPFNGDGSAILYSGYEWRGNVTVDGVTMRQVFAAQGNAMQGRMFEAEHDERGLDFVAAKQGSQRLLAVQPGYVKAGSETEVTLVGSGLNGKPNFGKGVDVVEVVEQNADRIKVKVKAAANAQPGLRAVSVGSLKGPSLSVYNTITSVKVVPEFSVARIGEGGGSTPKVQGRFDAEAWGKGADGKLYRIGVFPAQWKVEAFDERAKEDEDVKFAGTMQADAGVFTPGDAGPNPARKMSTNNAGNLKVIAAVDDAGKSLTGEGHMIVTVQRWNNPPIP, from the coding sequence ATGAAGAGAAAACTCCGATCAGGCATGAGCGCCAGCCTGCTGGCCGTGGCCGCTTGCGTGGCCCTGCATTCGCCCCACAGCCTGGCAGCCCGCGACGCCCAGACCATCCTCAAGGAAACCTGCCAGGGCTGTCACACCCCTGAAGCCGGCGACCAGTTGAGCCGCATCAGCCACCAGCGCAAGACCCCGGAAGGCTGGCTGATGAGCATTGCCCGCATGCAGACCATGCACGGTTTGCAGATCAGCGATGACGACCGTCGCACGCTGGTCAAATACCTCGCCGACACCCAAGGGCTGGCGCCGAGCGAAACCGATGGCGTGCGCTACGCGTTGGAGCGACGACTGAACACCGTCGAGCAGTTCGACGAGAAAACCGCGCAGATGTGCGGCCGCTGCCACTCCGGTGCGCGGATCGCCCTGCAACGGCGTCCAGCCCAGGAATGGGAACGCCTGGTGAATTTCCACCTCGGCCAGTGGCCGTCGCTGGAGTATCAGGCGCTGGCCCGCGATCGCGACTGGTTCGATATCGCCCGCAAGGAAATGGTCCCGCTGCTGGCCAAACGTTATCCGCTGGACAATCCGGCATGGCAGGCGTGGGTCAAAACCGCGCCGAAAGCCGAGGCGCTGGTCGGCGACTGGAGCTTCAGCGGTCACCTACCGGGCAAGGGTGAACTGGCCGGCACCATGAGCGTCACGGCCGATGGCAGCGACACCTTCAAGGTCGCCGTCAAAGGTCAGTACGCCGATGGCAGTCCGTTCAACGGCGACGGCAGCGCAATTCTCTACAGCGGCTACGAATGGCGCGGCAATGTGACCGTCGATGGCGTGACCATGCGTCAGGTGTTCGCTGCGCAAGGCAACGCCATGCAGGGCCGGATGTTCGAGGCCGAGCACGATGAGCGCGGCCTGGACTTCGTCGCGGCCAAACAGGGTTCCCAGCGGTTGCTGGCGGTGCAGCCGGGTTACGTGAAGGCCGGCAGCGAAACCGAAGTGACGCTGGTCGGCAGCGGTCTGAACGGCAAGCCGAACTTCGGCAAAGGCGTAGACGTGGTCGAAGTGGTCGAGCAGAACGCTGACCGGATCAAGGTCAAGGTCAAAGCCGCAGCCAATGCCCAACCGGGACTGCGCGCCGTCAGCGTCGGCAGTCTGAAAGGCCCGAGCCTGTCGGTGTACAACACGATCACTTCGGTCAAAGTGGTGCCGGAATTCTCGGTGGCACGGATCGGCGAGGGCGGCGGTTCGACGCCGAAAGTCCAGGGGCGCTTCGATGCTGAAGCTTGGGGCAAGGGTGCCGACGGCAAGCTGTATCGCATAGGCGTGTTTCCGGCGCAATGGAAAGTCGAAGCCTTCGACGAGCGCGCCAAAGAGGATGAAGACGTCAAGTTCGCCGGCACCATGCAGGCCGACGCCGGCGTGTTCACCCCTGGCGACGCCGGGCCGAATCCGGCACGCAAGATGTCCACCAACAATGCCGGCAACCTCAAGGTGATCGCCGCCGTCGACGACGCAGGGAAATCCCTGACCGGCGAAGGCCACATGATCGTCACCGTGCAACGCTGGAACAATCCACCCATTCCCTGA
- a CDS encoding aminoglycoside phosphotransferase family protein, which produces MADSEWFDPWLKRWALVPDGVPIITPGSKLLPVRQGDVPAMLKVAVDDEEKYGNLLMTWWDGDGAARVLAHHEDGLLLERAMGLRSLMRMALNGEDDEATRIMCRALARLHGPRLTEPPPLVELAPWFSSLRVAAARYGGQYSVCLQMAETLLAAPRDVVVLHGDMHHDNVLDFGPRGWLAIDPKRVRGERGYDYANLICNPELPTAADPERFRRQVDVICEAAGIERKRLLQWVLAFAGLSAAWFMEDDEQKAAAGQLQVAHLAAFALGA; this is translated from the coding sequence GTGGCTGACAGCGAGTGGTTTGATCCGTGGTTGAAGCGTTGGGCGCTGGTGCCCGACGGTGTTCCGATCATCACGCCGGGCAGCAAGCTGTTGCCGGTGCGTCAGGGCGACGTACCGGCGATGCTGAAAGTCGCGGTGGACGATGAGGAAAAGTACGGCAACCTGCTGATGACCTGGTGGGACGGCGACGGCGCCGCCCGAGTGCTCGCGCATCATGAGGACGGTCTGTTGCTGGAGCGGGCCATGGGCCTGCGTTCGTTGATGCGCATGGCGCTCAACGGCGAGGATGACGAGGCCACCCGGATCATGTGCCGGGCGTTGGCGCGGTTGCATGGGCCGCGTCTCACTGAGCCGCCACCACTGGTGGAGCTGGCGCCGTGGTTTTCTTCACTGCGGGTGGCCGCTGCCCGATACGGCGGCCAATATTCTGTTTGCCTGCAAATGGCCGAAACCTTGCTCGCCGCGCCTCGGGACGTCGTCGTGCTGCACGGCGACATGCACCACGACAACGTTCTCGATTTCGGCCCGCGCGGCTGGCTGGCCATTGACCCGAAACGGGTGCGGGGCGAGCGCGGCTACGACTACGCCAACCTGATCTGCAACCCGGAATTGCCGACGGCCGCCGATCCTGAACGTTTTCGACGGCAAGTCGATGTGATCTGCGAAGCTGCGGGAATTGAGCGAAAACGCCTCTTGCAGTGGGTACTGGCATTCGCCGGACTGTCTGCCGCGTGGTTCATGGAGGATGACGAACAAAAAGCCGCCGCCGGACAGCTGCAAGTCGCGCATCTGGCGGCTTTTGCGCTCGGTGCCTGA
- the peaB gene encoding quinohemoprotein amine dehydrogenase maturation protein produces MGAILNLVERNLHEVHVDADRMLFHIPSSSLFASDELTGTIIDALRGPGCSSEDLIRRLGARFNGEEINETLRELISLELVSDGSPLTPDIAVKRVERTAINTVVLNVNTGCNLSCTYCYKEDLDKPSAGKKMDVETAIASVEMLLRESPDEERFTVVFFGGEPLSNRKLIEYMVDYCEKRFAEAGKFVEFVMTTNATLLTEETVDYLNAHRFGLSVSIDGPKTVHDRNRITVGGQGTYDVVRRKAEMLLSRYNSRPVGARVTLTTGVTDVETIWDHLFNELGFAEVGFAPVTSGDISSFNLTSAELIEVFASMKRLGRRYLEAALEHRNIGFSNLHQLITDIHEGHKKALPCGAGLKMLAVDHKGELNLCHRFTGSSLPTFGNVHSGVKQVELNDFLSQRLDRTNTGCHDCQIRNLCSGGCYHESYARYGDPAHPTYHYCELMRDWVDFGIEVYTRIMATNPAFISSYITPRKAH; encoded by the coding sequence ATGGGCGCTATCTTGAATCTGGTCGAACGTAATCTGCACGAAGTGCACGTCGACGCCGACCGCATGTTGTTCCACATCCCCAGCAGTTCGCTGTTCGCCAGCGATGAGCTGACCGGCACCATCATCGATGCATTGCGCGGCCCTGGCTGTTCCTCGGAAGACCTGATCCGGCGCCTCGGCGCGCGGTTCAACGGCGAGGAAATCAACGAGACCCTGCGCGAGCTGATCTCGCTGGAACTGGTCAGCGACGGCTCGCCGCTGACGCCGGACATCGCGGTCAAACGCGTCGAGCGCACTGCGATCAACACTGTGGTGCTCAACGTCAATACCGGCTGCAACCTGAGCTGCACCTACTGCTACAAGGAAGACCTCGACAAGCCGTCCGCCGGCAAGAAGATGGACGTCGAAACCGCCATCGCGTCAGTGGAAATGCTGCTGCGTGAATCCCCCGACGAAGAACGCTTCACCGTGGTGTTTTTCGGCGGCGAGCCTTTGAGCAATCGCAAGCTGATCGAGTACATGGTCGATTACTGCGAGAAGCGTTTTGCCGAGGCCGGCAAGTTCGTCGAATTCGTCATGACCACCAACGCCACGTTGCTTACCGAAGAAACCGTGGACTACCTGAATGCCCACCGCTTCGGTTTGTCAGTGAGCATCGACGGACCGAAAACCGTGCACGACCGCAACCGCATCACCGTGGGCGGGCAGGGCACCTATGACGTGGTGCGGCGCAAGGCCGAAATGTTGCTGTCACGCTACAACAGCCGCCCGGTCGGTGCGCGAGTGACCCTGACCACCGGCGTCACTGACGTCGAAACCATCTGGGATCACCTGTTCAACGAATTGGGTTTTGCCGAAGTCGGATTCGCCCCGGTGACCTCCGGCGACATCAGCAGTTTTAACCTCACCAGCGCTGAATTGATCGAAGTGTTCGCCAGTATGAAACGCCTCGGTCGGCGTTATCTGGAAGCCGCGCTGGAGCACCGCAACATCGGTTTCTCCAACCTGCATCAGTTGATCACCGACATCCACGAAGGCCACAAAAAGGCCCTGCCGTGCGGTGCCGGGTTGAAGATGCTGGCGGTGGATCACAAGGGCGAACTGAACCTGTGCCATCGCTTTACCGGTTCATCGCTGCCGACCTTCGGCAACGTCCACAGCGGCGTGAAACAGGTCGAGTTGAACGACTTTCTGTCCCAGCGCCTGGATCGCACCAACACCGGTTGCCACGACTGTCAGATCCGCAATCTGTGCTCCGGCGGCTGCTACCACGAAAGCTACGCCCGCTACGGCGACCCGGCCCACCCGACGTATCACTACTGCGAACTGATGCGTGACTGGGTCGACTTCGGCATTGAGGTCTACACCCGGATCATGGCGACCAACCCTGCGTTCATCAGCAGCTACATCACTCCGCGCAAGGCTCACTGA
- a CDS encoding lysozyme inhibitor LprI family protein, with translation MSPRLLLALTPLLFTSIAHAAVDCANASDQATMNQCAGQEYKAADKELNAVYQQITARLKDNADARKLLVNAQRAWIGFRDAECEFSTSGVAGGSVYPLIYSNCMTGVTQSRVKTLKQYLKCEEGDMSCPVPGA, from the coding sequence ATGTCCCCACGCCTGCTTCTGGCCCTGACACCATTGCTTTTCACCTCAATTGCCCACGCTGCCGTGGACTGCGCCAATGCCAGCGATCAGGCGACGATGAATCAGTGCGCCGGGCAGGAATACAAGGCGGCCGACAAGGAGTTGAATGCGGTTTATCAGCAGATCACCGCGCGTCTGAAGGACAACGCCGATGCCAGGAAGCTGCTGGTCAACGCGCAACGAGCGTGGATCGGGTTTCGCGATGCCGAGTGCGAGTTTTCAACATCCGGGGTAGCGGGCGGGAGTGTTTATCCGTTGATTTACAGCAACTGCATGACGGGTGTGACCCAGTCGCGGGTCAAGACGCTCAAGCAGTACTTGAAGTGCGAAGAAGGTGACATGAGTTGCCCTGTGCCGGGGGCCTGA
- the acnA gene encoding aconitate hydratase AcnA produces MPSLDSLKSLKTLKIDDKTYHYFSLPDAAKSLGNIDKLPMSLKVLLENLLRWEDEKTVTGADLKAIAAWLKERRSDREIQYRPARVLMQDFTGVPAVVDLAAMRAAMAKAGGDPQRINPLSPVDLVIDHSVMVDKFGSASAFEQNVDIEMQRNGERYAFLRWGQSAFDNFSVVPPGTGICHQVNLEYLGRTVWTKDEDGRTYAFPDTLVGTDSHTTMINGLGVLGWGVGGIEAEAAMLGQPVSMLIPEVIGFKLTGKLKEGITATDLVLTVTQMLRKKGVVGKFVEFYGDGLADLPLADRATIANMAPEYGATCGFFPVDDVTLEYLRLSGRPAEVVKLVEAYTKAQGLWRLPGQEPVFTDSLALDMGSVEASLAGPKRPQDRVSLPNVGQAFSDFLDLQFKPTSKEEGRLESEGGGGVAVGNADLVGETDYEYDGHTYRLKNGAVVIAAITSCTNTSNPSVMMAAGLLAKKAVEKGLTRKPWVKSSLAPGSKVVTDYYKAAGLTQYLDQLGFSLVGYGCTTCIGNSGPLPEPIEKAIQKADLTVASVLSGNRNFEGRVHPLVKTNWLASPPLVVAYALAGSVRTDISSEPLGNDQQGNPVYLRDIWPSSKEIADAVNQVNTAMFHKEYAEVFAGDEQWQAIEVPQAATYVWQADSTYIQHPPFFDDIAGPLPVIADVKGARVLALLGDSVTTDHISPAGNIKADSPAGRYLREQGVEPRDFNSYGSRRGNHEVMMRGTFANIRIRNEMLGGEEGGNTIYIPTGEKLAIYDAAMRYQASGTPLVIIAGQEYGTGSSRDWAAKGTNLLGVKAVIAESFERIHRSNLVGMGVLPLQFKLDQNRKSLNLTGKETLEIQGLTGVELTPRMNLTLVITREDGRQEKIEVLCRIDTLNEVEYFKSGGILHYVLRQLIAS; encoded by the coding sequence ATGCCGTCCCTCGATAGTCTGAAATCCCTTAAAACTCTGAAAATCGACGACAAGACTTACCACTACTTCAGCCTGCCGGATGCTGCCAAAAGCCTGGGCAATATCGACAAGCTGCCCATGTCGTTGAAAGTCCTGCTGGAAAACCTGCTGCGCTGGGAAGATGAAAAAACTGTCACCGGCGCCGACCTCAAGGCGATTGCCGCGTGGCTCAAGGAGCGTCGCTCCGACCGGGAAATCCAGTACCGCCCTGCCCGGGTGCTGATGCAGGACTTCACCGGTGTACCCGCCGTGGTCGATCTGGCCGCGATGCGCGCCGCCATGGCCAAGGCCGGCGGTGATCCGCAGCGGATCAATCCGCTGTCGCCGGTGGATCTGGTGATCGACCACTCGGTGATGGTCGATAAATTCGGCAGCGCCAGCGCTTTCGAACAGAACGTCGACATCGAAATGCAGCGCAACGGCGAACGTTATGCCTTCCTGCGCTGGGGCCAGAGTGCTTTCGACAACTTCAGCGTGGTGCCGCCGGGCACCGGGATCTGCCACCAGGTCAACCTCGAATACCTCGGCCGCACCGTGTGGACCAAGGACGAAGACGGCCGCACCTATGCCTTCCCCGACACGCTGGTCGGCACCGACTCCCACACCACCATGATCAACGGCCTCGGCGTACTTGGCTGGGGCGTCGGCGGGATCGAAGCGGAAGCGGCGATGCTCGGGCAACCGGTGTCGATGCTGATTCCCGAAGTAATCGGCTTCAAACTCACCGGCAAGCTCAAGGAAGGCATCACCGCCACCGACCTGGTGCTGACCGTGACCCAGATGCTGCGCAAGAAAGGCGTGGTCGGCAAATTCGTCGAGTTCTATGGCGACGGCCTCGCCGACTTGCCACTGGCGGATCGCGCGACCATCGCCAACATGGCCCCGGAATACGGCGCGACTTGCGGCTTCTTCCCGGTCGATGACGTAACCCTCGAATACCTGCGCCTGTCCGGCCGCCCGGCTGAAGTGGTGAAACTGGTCGAGGCTTACACCAAGGCTCAGGGGCTGTGGCGCCTGCCCGGTCAGGAACCGGTGTTCACCGACAGCCTGGCGCTGGACATGGGCAGCGTTGAAGCCAGCCTCGCCGGGCCGAAACGCCCGCAGGACCGGGTGTCCCTGCCGAATGTCGGCCAGGCCTTCAGTGACTTCCTCGACCTGCAATTCAAACCCACCAGCAAGGAAGAAGGACGTCTGGAAAGCGAGGGCGGCGGCGGTGTCGCCGTGGGCAATGCCGATCTGGTCGGTGAAACCGATTACGAGTACGACGGCCACACCTATCGGCTGAAAAACGGTGCCGTGGTGATCGCCGCGATCACGTCCTGCACCAACACCTCCAACCCGAGCGTGATGATGGCTGCCGGGCTTCTGGCGAAAAAAGCCGTGGAAAAAGGCCTGACCCGCAAACCGTGGGTAAAAAGCTCACTGGCACCGGGTTCCAAAGTGGTCACTGACTATTACAAGGCTGCCGGGCTGACGCAGTACCTCGATCAACTCGGGTTTTCACTGGTCGGTTATGGTTGCACCACCTGCATCGGCAACTCCGGGCCGTTGCCGGAACCGATCGAAAAAGCCATTCAGAAAGCCGACCTGACTGTCGCTTCGGTGCTGTCCGGCAACCGCAACTTCGAAGGCCGGGTGCATCCATTAGTGAAAACCAACTGGCTGGCCTCGCCACCGCTGGTGGTCGCTTACGCCCTGGCTGGCAGTGTGCGCACCGATATCAGCAGCGAGCCGCTGGGCAATGACCAGCAGGGCAATCCGGTTTACCTGCGTGACATCTGGCCGAGCAGCAAGGAAATCGCCGACGCGGTGAATCAGGTCAACACGGCGATGTTCCACAAGGAGTACGCCGAGGTGTTTGCCGGCGACGAACAGTGGCAAGCCATCGAAGTGCCGCAAGCCGCGACTTACGTCTGGCAGGCGGATTCCACCTACATCCAGCATCCGCCGTTCTTCGATGACATCGCCGGGCCTTTGCCGGTGATCGCCGATGTAAAAGGCGCGCGGGTGCTGGCCTTGCTGGGTGATTCAGTGACCACCGACCACATCTCCCCCGCCGGCAATATCAAGGCCGACAGCCCGGCCGGACGTTATCTGCGCGAGCAAGGTGTCGAGCCACGGGACTTCAACTCCTACGGCTCGCGCCGGGGCAACCATGAAGTGATGATGCGCGGCACCTTTGCCAATATCCGCATCCGCAACGAAATGCTTGGCGGCGAAGAAGGTGGCAACACGATCTACATTCCAACCGGCGAAAAACTGGCGATCTACGACGCGGCCATGCGTTATCAGGCCTCAGGCACGCCGCTGGTGATAATTGCCGGGCAAGAATACGGCACCGGCTCCAGCCGCGATTGGGCCGCCAAAGGCACCAACCTGCTCGGGGTGAAAGCGGTGATCGCCGAAAGCTTCGAGCGGATCCATCGTTCCAACCTGGTGGGTATGGGCGTGCTGCCGTTGCAGTTCAAGCTTGATCAGAACCGCAAGAGCCTGAACCTCACCGGCAAGGAAACCCTGGAGATTCAGGGCCTGACTGGTGTCGAGCTGACGCCAAGGATGAACCTGACCCTGGTGATCACCCGGGAAGACGGGCGTCAGGAGAAAATCGAAGTGCTGTGCCGCATCGACACCTTGAACGAGGTGGAGTACTTCAAGTCCGGCGGGATCCTGCACTACGTGTTGCGGCAGTTGATCGCCTCGTAA
- the qhpC gene encoding quinohemoprotein amine dehydrogenase subunit gamma: MKHLKAINNKALKLDQAADENRIEEVVAMSSVAGCASTTDPGWEIDAFGGVSSLCQPMEADLYGCSDPCWWPAQVPDMMSTYPDWNKDAQASNDNWRNLGTVFPKDK, from the coding sequence ATGAAACATCTCAAGGCAATCAATAACAAAGCGTTGAAGCTGGATCAGGCCGCGGATGAGAACCGCATCGAAGAAGTGGTGGCGATGAGCTCCGTCGCCGGGTGTGCCTCGACCACCGACCCTGGCTGGGAAATCGATGCGTTCGGCGGGGTGTCGTCGTTGTGCCAGCCGATGGAAGCGGATCTGTATGGCTGCTCCGACCCGTGCTGGTGGCCGGCCCAGGTGCCGGACATGATGAGCACCTACCCGGACTGGAACAAGGATGCCCAGGCGTCCAACGACAACTGGCGCAACCTCGGCACTGTCTTCCCGAAAGACAAGTGA
- a CDS encoding ADP-ribosylglycohydrolase family protein produces the protein MQPSLLERYRGALLGLACGDAVGTTVEFQPRGSFQPLTDMVGGGPFQLKPGQWTDDTSMALCLAESLLNKNAFDAADQMGRYLNWWQWGYLSSTGECFDIGMTVSHALDCYQHTGEPFAGSTDPFSAGNGSLMRLVPVVLFYFPDARQIRRFAAESSRTTHAAPEAIECCQLFAELLGKALEGASKAELRSLPQTVFSQPKVAVIARGEYLHKTERDIRGSGYCVESLEAALWCFQHTDSFAAAVLQAANLGDDADTTAAIVGQLAGAHYGVQGIPSGWLERLHDGEEIAATAERLLNASRHREPC, from the coding sequence ATGCAGCCCTCCCTCCTCGAACGTTACCGTGGCGCCCTGCTTGGTCTGGCCTGCGGCGACGCGGTGGGGACCACCGTCGAATTCCAGCCTCGGGGCAGCTTCCAGCCCCTGACCGACATGGTCGGTGGCGGGCCTTTCCAGCTGAAACCCGGCCAATGGACCGACGACACCTCGATGGCCCTGTGTCTGGCAGAAAGCCTGCTGAACAAAAACGCGTTCGATGCCGCCGACCAGATGGGCCGCTATCTGAACTGGTGGCAATGGGGTTATCTGAGTTCTACCGGCGAATGTTTCGATATCGGCATGACCGTGAGTCATGCGCTGGATTGCTATCAACACACCGGAGAGCCGTTTGCCGGCTCCACTGATCCGTTCAGCGCCGGCAATGGCTCGCTGATGCGTTTGGTCCCCGTTGTACTGTTTTATTTTCCCGATGCCCGGCAAATCAGGCGATTCGCCGCCGAAAGTTCACGCACCACACACGCGGCGCCCGAGGCCATCGAATGCTGCCAGTTGTTTGCCGAACTGCTCGGCAAAGCACTGGAAGGCGCATCGAAAGCGGAATTGCGCAGCCTGCCGCAAACAGTCTTCAGCCAGCCCAAGGTGGCGGTGATTGCCCGGGGCGAATACCTGCACAAGACCGAGCGCGACATTCGCGGCAGTGGCTACTGCGTCGAATCCCTGGAAGCAGCGTTATGGTGCTTCCAGCACACCGACAGTTTTGCCGCGGCCGTTCTGCAAGCAGCGAATCTGGGGGATGACGCGGACACTACGGCCGCCATCGTCGGCCAGTTGGCCGGCGCCCATTACGGCGTGCAGGGAATCCCTTCCGGGTGGCTGGAAAGGCTGCATGACGGAGAAGAAATTGCAGCGACAGCGGAACGGTTGCTGAACGCATCAAGGCATCGCGAACCTTGTTAG
- a CDS encoding SRPBCC family protein, which yields MKPVPNSFERKIMLRSPRSHVWRALVDAEAFGQWFGVALEGRRFIAGEWTQGQVTYPGYEHVLWNVLVERVEPQQLFSFRWHPYAVNPKIDYSQEPTTLVKFELQDYENGTLLKVSESGFAHIPDVRQKEAYYMDSRGWEEQLSRLEHFLAETDRAREREGG from the coding sequence ATGAAACCAGTACCCAACAGCTTTGAACGTAAAATCATGCTCAGGTCGCCGCGCTCCCATGTCTGGCGCGCGCTGGTCGATGCCGAGGCGTTTGGCCAGTGGTTTGGCGTGGCTCTGGAAGGGCGGCGGTTTATCGCTGGCGAGTGGACGCAGGGACAGGTCACGTACCCCGGTTATGAACATGTGCTCTGGAACGTGCTGGTGGAGCGGGTCGAGCCCCAGCAACTGTTTTCCTTCCGCTGGCATCCCTATGCCGTGAACCCGAAAATCGATTACTCCCAGGAACCGACCACGCTGGTCAAATTCGAGCTGCAGGACTACGAGAACGGCACGCTGCTGAAGGTCTCCGAGTCAGGTTTCGCACACATTCCCGACGTCCGCCAGAAAGAGGCGTACTACATGGACAGCCGGGGCTGGGAAGAGCAATTGAGTCGACTCGAACACTTTCTCGCCGAAACCGACAGGGCACGCGAGCGTGAAGGTGGCTGA
- the peaD gene encoding quinohemoprotein amine dehydrogenase subunit beta — MPSLNKACGLAALAVLSACSLSVLADENTVLQDGHEYMLTTNYPNNLHVIDLATDTLYKTCKMPDAFGPGTVQLSPDRKTAYVLNNHYADVYGVELDSCKQVFHASITQQPGEKARSMFAFTVSHDGKELYTIANPTLMLNDHYEVKQPRLDVYATDAGMNAKPVRSFPAPRQLTIMQSGDDGTLYVAGADVYKVDVKSGKFDVLIPSRHWKRPNYSAPDVLYVWNQQTYRHDFSLLYTAAKFKDKKQDPATAEYLYGLFSIDLKTGKTETTDFGPLTEIYFSGMRSPKDPNLMFGVLNRLAKYDIKQKKLIQAATLDHSYYCISFNKDGSKIYLAGTFNDVAIFDAETMKQTGSIKLPGGDMAITTAQIFVR; from the coding sequence ATGCCTAGCCTCAACAAAGCCTGCGGTCTTGCCGCACTCGCGGTCCTGAGCGCCTGTTCGCTCTCGGTTCTGGCCGATGAAAACACGGTGCTGCAAGACGGTCACGAGTACATGTTGACCACCAACTACCCGAACAACCTGCACGTCATCGACCTGGCGACCGACACCTTGTACAAGACCTGCAAGATGCCCGATGCCTTTGGCCCCGGCACTGTTCAACTGTCGCCGGATCGCAAGACCGCCTATGTGCTGAACAACCATTACGCCGACGTTTACGGTGTTGAGCTGGACAGCTGCAAGCAGGTGTTCCACGCCAGCATCACCCAGCAGCCCGGGGAGAAAGCGCGGTCGATGTTTGCCTTCACTGTCAGCCACGACGGCAAGGAGCTTTACACCATCGCCAACCCGACGCTGATGCTCAACGACCACTACGAGGTCAAGCAGCCGCGTCTGGACGTCTACGCCACCGACGCCGGAATGAACGCCAAACCGGTGCGCAGCTTCCCGGCGCCACGGCAGCTGACGATCATGCAGAGCGGCGATGATGGCACGCTGTATGTGGCTGGCGCTGATGTGTACAAGGTCGACGTGAAAAGCGGCAAGTTCGACGTGCTGATCCCCAGCCGCCACTGGAAACGCCCGAATTACAGCGCGCCGGACGTGCTTTACGTGTGGAACCAGCAGACTTATCGCCACGATTTCTCGCTGCTGTACACCGCCGCCAAATTCAAGGACAAGAAGCAGGATCCGGCCACTGCCGAGTACCTGTACGGACTGTTCAGCATCGACCTGAAGACCGGCAAGACCGAAACCACTGATTTTGGCCCGCTGACCGAAATCTACTTCAGCGGCATGCGCTCGCCGAAGGATCCGAACCTGATGTTCGGCGTGCTCAATCGTCTGGCCAAGTACGACATCAAGCAGAAGAAGTTGATTCAGGCGGCGACCCTGGACCATTCCTATTACTGCATTTCGTTCAACAAGGACGGGAGTAAGATCTACCTGGCCGGGACGTTCAACGACGTGGCGATCTTTGATGCCGAGACCATGAAGCAGACCGGCAGCATCAAGTTGCCGGGCGGGGATATGGCGATTACCACGGCGCAGATATTTGTTCGGTAA